One window of Silvimonas iriomotensis genomic DNA carries:
- a CDS encoding GNAT family N-acetyltransferase, with translation MSTPTRISRITEFSSIILEELSEVLVACVEAGASVSFMSPFSTARAAAFWQAMAADVASGKRLFLVAQDENNQVVGTVHAILNLPDNQPHRAEVAKLLVHPRARKQGIAAALMQALEQHCAQAGKTLLVLDTVTGGAAERLYTREGWQECGKIPGFALMPDGQLCGTTVFYKQISPG, from the coding sequence ATGAGTACCCCCACCCGCATTAGCCGGATCACCGAATTTTCCTCCATTATCCTGGAGGAGTTATCCGAAGTACTGGTCGCCTGCGTCGAAGCTGGCGCGTCAGTCAGTTTCATGAGCCCGTTTTCGACAGCGCGCGCCGCGGCGTTCTGGCAAGCCATGGCGGCAGATGTGGCCAGTGGCAAGCGGTTATTTCTGGTTGCCCAGGATGAAAACAATCAGGTCGTGGGTACGGTGCATGCCATTCTCAACCTGCCGGACAACCAGCCGCACCGCGCCGAAGTAGCCAAACTGCTGGTTCACCCACGCGCCCGCAAACAAGGCATAGCCGCAGCACTGATGCAGGCGCTGGAACAGCATTGCGCCCAGGCCGGCAAGACGTTGCTGGTACTCGATACCGTCACCGGCGGCGCGGCAGAGCGCTTGTACACGCGGGAAGGCTGGCAGGAGTGCGGCAAGATTCCGGGCTTTGCGCTGATGCCTGATGGCCAGCTGTGCGGCACCACCGTGTTCTACAAGCAGATATCGCCGGGTTGA
- a CDS encoding helix-turn-helix domain-containing protein encodes MDINTRLAERIRHLRKTAGLSLDALADKTGVSRSMISMIERNQSSATAVVLERLAAGLGLSLADLFSAEKPAAAPLSRLAEQPVWRDPQSGYIRRNVSPSSANPDLQLVEVTFPAGARIAYETGLRQSPVHQQIWLLAGEMHISVGEAVYAMLAGDCLAFELSCQTTFHNPGQTDARYLVAIHN; translated from the coding sequence ATGGATATCAATACCCGCCTGGCCGAGCGCATTCGCCACTTGCGCAAAACGGCCGGTTTGTCGCTGGATGCGCTGGCAGACAAAACGGGCGTCAGCCGCTCCATGATCTCCATGATCGAGCGCAACCAGAGCAGCGCCACTGCGGTAGTACTAGAGCGTCTGGCGGCAGGCCTGGGCTTGTCGCTGGCCGATCTTTTCAGTGCCGAGAAACCCGCTGCCGCGCCATTAAGCCGCCTTGCCGAACAACCGGTCTGGCGCGATCCACAATCCGGCTATATCCGCCGCAACGTGTCACCCTCAAGTGCCAACCCCGACTTGCAACTGGTCGAGGTCACTTTTCCGGCCGGCGCGCGCATTGCCTATGAAACTGGTCTGCGCCAGAGCCCGGTGCACCAGCAAATCTGGCTGCTGGCGGGCGAAATGCACATCAGCGTGGGCGAAGCGGTCTACGCCATGCTGGCGGGTGATTGCCTGGCGTTCGAACTCAGTTGCCAGACCACGTTCCACAACCCGGGCCAGACCGACGCGCGCTATCTCGTCGCCATTCACAACTGA
- a CDS encoding ATP-dependent DNA helicase: MKYSVAVRELCEFVAKRGDLDLRFTPAPSAQEGIAGHQTVTLRRGAKYLTEITLAGEYGPLQVRGRADGYDPTLNQLEEIKTHRGRLERMPENHRHLHWAQARIYGWLMCELLELQTLTVALVYYNLSTGRETVLTEAHTAESLKVFFDECCGTFLAWAEQEMAHLQARQQALTALEFPHPDFRPGQRDLAETVYKAAFTGRALLAQAPTGIGKTMGTLFPLLKAMAGGKLDRAFCLAAKTSGRALIQESLLKLRRSAPGLPLRSLEMVARDKTCEHPDKSCHGDSCPLAKGFYDRLPAARAAALTRPHMDQFTLRDVALAHQVCPYYLSQEMARWADVVSGDYNYYFDSYALLFSLTQARDWRVGVLTDEAHNLIERARAMYTGELAQSTLKALSKNPPAPLKKSLRKLTRAWNDIVGVQSVPYLVYAGLPDRLVMALATLVADFSEVLAEDPDGLDADMLNFYFDAVHFARLAESYGPHSWFEVVRSGEGRYADSALRLRNIVPAPHLQPRFQAAQTAVLFSATLNPFGFYADTLGMPQDTAQTDIISPFHTDQLTVNVVTDVSTRFNDRRASIAPIADLIAHQFAAQPGNYLAFFSSFDYLQQVEEALRQRHPQLTLWPQQRQMSETARTEFLGRFTETSSGVGLAVLGGAFAEGIDLPGNRLIGAFVATLGLPQVNPINEEMRQRLDEIFGTGYDYTYLFPGLQKVVQAAGRVIRTLEDRGTLYLIDDRFGQARVRQLLPDWWTIRHIASRDTLTRPRQIDRT; the protein is encoded by the coding sequence ATGAAATACAGCGTGGCGGTGCGCGAGTTATGCGAATTCGTGGCCAAGCGCGGCGACCTGGACCTGCGCTTCACGCCAGCGCCGTCCGCCCAGGAAGGCATCGCCGGCCACCAGACTGTCACCTTGCGCCGTGGCGCCAAATACCTCACTGAAATCACCCTGGCCGGCGAGTATGGCCCGCTACAGGTGCGCGGCCGCGCTGACGGCTACGATCCCACGCTCAACCAGCTTGAAGAGATCAAGACCCATCGCGGCCGGCTGGAGCGCATGCCGGAGAATCATCGCCACCTGCACTGGGCGCAGGCGCGCATCTATGGCTGGTTGATGTGCGAGTTGCTGGAACTGCAAACGCTCACCGTTGCGCTGGTGTACTACAACCTCAGCACCGGCCGGGAAACCGTCCTGACCGAGGCGCATACCGCAGAGTCCCTCAAAGTCTTCTTTGATGAATGCTGTGGCACCTTTCTGGCCTGGGCCGAACAGGAAATGGCGCACCTTCAGGCACGCCAGCAGGCGCTGACTGCGCTGGAGTTTCCGCATCCGGATTTCCGGCCAGGCCAGCGTGATCTGGCCGAGACCGTCTACAAGGCCGCCTTTACCGGCCGTGCCTTGCTGGCGCAAGCACCCACCGGCATCGGCAAGACCATGGGCACCTTGTTTCCGCTGCTGAAAGCCATGGCCGGCGGCAAGCTGGACCGGGCGTTTTGCCTTGCCGCCAAGACCTCTGGCCGGGCGCTTATTCAGGAAAGCCTGCTTAAACTGCGCCGCAGTGCGCCAGGCTTGCCCTTGCGCTCGCTGGAGATGGTGGCGCGCGACAAAACCTGTGAGCACCCCGATAAATCCTGCCATGGCGACTCTTGCCCGCTGGCCAAGGGCTTTTACGACCGTCTGCCCGCCGCCCGCGCCGCTGCACTAACGCGGCCCCACATGGATCAATTCACCCTGCGCGACGTGGCGCTGGCCCATCAGGTCTGCCCGTATTACCTCAGCCAGGAAATGGCGCGCTGGGCCGACGTGGTCAGCGGCGATTACAACTATTACTTTGACAGCTACGCCTTGCTGTTCAGCCTGACCCAGGCGCGTGACTGGCGCGTGGGTGTGCTGACGGATGAGGCGCACAACCTGATCGAACGCGCCCGCGCCATGTATACCGGCGAACTGGCGCAATCCACTCTCAAGGCGCTCAGCAAGAACCCGCCGGCGCCGCTGAAAAAGTCGCTGCGCAAACTGACCCGGGCGTGGAATGACATTGTGGGCGTTCAGTCTGTCCCTTATCTGGTTTACGCCGGTTTGCCTGACAGACTGGTCATGGCGCTGGCCACGCTGGTCGCGGATTTTTCTGAGGTTCTGGCCGAAGATCCGGACGGGCTGGATGCGGATATGCTCAATTTCTATTTTGATGCAGTCCATTTTGCGCGACTGGCAGAAAGCTACGGCCCGCACTCCTGGTTTGAAGTGGTCAGAAGCGGCGAGGGTAGATATGCCGATTCCGCACTGCGCCTGCGCAATATCGTGCCCGCGCCGCACCTGCAGCCGCGCTTTCAGGCTGCGCAAACCGCAGTGCTGTTTTCGGCCACGCTCAACCCGTTCGGCTTTTATGCCGACACGCTGGGCATGCCGCAGGACACCGCGCAGACCGACATTATTTCGCCATTTCACACTGACCAGCTCACGGTCAATGTGGTGACTGATGTCTCGACCCGCTTCAACGACCGGCGCGCGTCGATTGCCCCCATTGCCGATCTGATCGCCCACCAGTTTGCAGCGCAACCGGGCAATTACCTGGCGTTTTTCAGCAGTTTTGATTATCTGCAGCAAGTTGAAGAAGCCCTGCGCCAGCGCCATCCGCAACTGACGCTCTGGCCCCAGCAGCGCCAGATGAGCGAAACCGCGCGCACCGAGTTTCTCGGCCGCTTTACCGAAACCAGTTCTGGCGTGGGCCTTGCTGTGCTGGGCGGTGCTTTTGCCGAAGGGATCGACCTGCCCGGCAACCGCTTGATCGGCGCGTTTGTCGCGACGCTGGGCTTGCCGCAAGTCAACCCGATCAACGAAGAAATGCGGCAGCGGCTGGATGAGATTTTCGGCACGGGTTACGACTACACCTATCTTTTTCCTGGCCTGCAAAAAGTGGTGCAGGCGGCGGGGCGGGTGATCCGCACGCTGGAAGACCGTGGCACGCTGTATCTGATTGATGATCGATTCGGACAAGCACGGGTGCGGCAATTGCTGCCGGACTGGTGGACCATCCGCCACATTGCCAGCCGCGACACGCTGACCAGACCCCGGCAGATTGATCGCACCTGA
- a CDS encoding VRR-NUC domain-containing protein — MNAATPASRTLADPFYYLNNFRLVLEWIGARYDDLLNDEERTFLHGFAALPEVAQALLVRMVMRKGVLFRASKLDYAEIGATREAATPLLAHGWINGTPDITVEQLFALFNKADLTAITQTAPTTLSRKPELLAWAKASYPHAAPLGTWLPACTDIVYELKVDALCERLRLMFFGNLSQDWSEFVLTNLGIYTFEEVAFSAASRAFQQREDIDTYLHLARCRDALEEGTPPDTLLAQLPPPRADNPWLARRHARLVFQIAQQLERAGQFADALPLYASCTAPGARQRHIRTLEKLDQPGDAYALAQQADQHPESEAEWQQIQRMLPRLRRTLGLPGTRPGKAAPPEEWHLQLVQTPHNVEIITRDHLYSDAAPVAYVENTLFNALFGLLCWPAIFSPVPGAFFHPFHHSPADLSSADFYARRQTVFDACLGEIASGQYRQTILTRFGAKQGIQCSFVNWAVISAPLLQLALDCIPAAHLTVIFQRLLADIMTNRAGLPDLIRFWPAEQRYQLIEVKGPGDRLQDNQLRWMAYFAEHRIPVAVCYVTWADAA; from the coding sequence ATGAATGCCGCCACGCCCGCCAGCCGCACGCTGGCCGACCCGTTTTATTACCTGAACAATTTCCGGCTGGTGCTGGAATGGATCGGCGCGCGGTATGACGACCTGCTCAATGACGAGGAGCGCACCTTTCTGCATGGTTTTGCCGCCTTGCCAGAAGTGGCCCAGGCGCTGCTGGTCCGCATGGTCATGCGCAAAGGGGTGTTGTTCAGAGCCAGCAAACTGGACTACGCAGAAATTGGCGCCACTCGTGAGGCAGCGACGCCATTGCTGGCCCACGGCTGGATCAATGGCACCCCGGACATCACGGTTGAGCAGCTGTTTGCGCTATTCAACAAGGCCGATCTGACCGCGATCACGCAGACCGCGCCGACCACACTGAGCCGCAAACCAGAGCTACTGGCGTGGGCCAAAGCCAGTTACCCGCACGCCGCGCCATTAGGTACCTGGCTGCCGGCCTGCACCGATATCGTCTACGAACTCAAGGTAGATGCGCTGTGCGAACGCTTGCGGTTGATGTTCTTTGGCAATCTGAGCCAGGACTGGTCTGAATTTGTCCTGACCAACCTGGGCATCTACACCTTTGAGGAAGTCGCTTTCAGTGCCGCCAGCCGGGCTTTCCAGCAGCGCGAGGATATCGACACCTACCTGCATCTGGCGCGCTGCCGTGATGCACTGGAAGAAGGCACGCCGCCCGATACGCTTCTTGCGCAACTGCCCCCGCCGCGCGCAGACAACCCCTGGCTGGCGCGCCGGCATGCCCGGCTGGTGTTTCAGATTGCCCAGCAACTGGAACGCGCCGGCCAGTTTGCTGATGCCTTGCCGCTGTATGCCAGTTGTACCGCGCCGGGCGCGCGGCAGCGCCATATCCGCACGCTGGAAAAACTGGATCAACCCGGTGATGCCTACGCGCTGGCGCAACAGGCAGACCAGCACCCGGAAAGCGAAGCAGAGTGGCAGCAAATCCAGCGCATGCTGCCGCGTTTGCGCCGCACGCTTGGCTTGCCCGGCACCCGGCCCGGCAAGGCCGCCCCGCCAGAAGAATGGCATCTGCAACTGGTGCAAACGCCGCACAACGTCGAGATCATCACGCGGGATCATCTATATAGTGATGCCGCGCCGGTGGCGTATGTCGAGAACACGCTGTTCAACGCCTTGTTTGGCCTGTTGTGCTGGCCGGCCATTTTCAGTCCGGTACCCGGCGCATTTTTTCACCCGTTTCACCACAGCCCGGCCGATCTTTCCAGTGCGGACTTTTACGCCCGCCGCCAGACCGTGTTTGATGCTTGTCTGGGCGAGATCGCCAGCGGCCAGTATCGCCAGACCATCCTGACGCGGTTTGGGGCAAAGCAGGGCATTCAGTGCAGTTTCGTTAACTGGGCCGTCATCAGCGCGCCCCTGCTACAACTGGCGCTGGACTGTATTCCGGCAGCGCACCTGACGGTGATTTTCCAGCGACTGCTGGCCGATATCATGACCAACCGCGCCGGCCTGCCAGACCTGATCCGCTTCTGGCCGGCGGAACAACGCTACCAGCTGATAGAGGTCAAAGGGCCAGGCGACCGGCTCCAGGACAACCAGTTGCGCTGGATGGCGTACTTTGCCGAGCACCGCATTCCCGTTGCCGTGTGTTACGTCACCTGGGCAGACGCTGCATGA
- a CDS encoding DUF4142 domain-containing protein, with product MHRRNHALRVSCRLLAQCLLPGVLILASAGAVLAADASPVASSTAARTPLRPADAAFVDGATRANLAEIRLGQLMLQRSAVPEVKFFAQRMVQEHQTNLDGLNQLASQKGIRLTDDLSVADKELYDRLSKLPSPQLEHDYIGVAGLKGHLEAQKLFQGYLKEGKDQDLLSYAQMTLPTINDHLEMARHLLANSKSE from the coding sequence ATGCATCGTCGCAACCACGCCTTGCGCGTTTCCTGCCGCCTGCTGGCGCAATGCCTATTGCCCGGCGTGTTGATTCTGGCCAGTGCCGGCGCCGTACTGGCGGCCGATGCCAGCCCGGTCGCCAGCAGCACTGCGGCGCGCACACCGCTACGTCCGGCCGATGCTGCCTTTGTCGATGGCGCCACCCGCGCCAACCTGGCGGAAATCCGCCTTGGGCAACTGATGCTGCAGCGCAGTGCCGTGCCTGAGGTCAAATTCTTTGCGCAGCGTATGGTGCAGGAACACCAGACCAATCTGGATGGCCTGAACCAGCTGGCGTCGCAAAAAGGCATACGGCTGACTGATGATCTCAGTGTGGCCGACAAGGAGCTCTATGACCGCCTCAGCAAACTGCCATCGCCGCAGCTGGAGCACGACTACATTGGCGTGGCCGGCCTGAAAGGGCATCTGGAAGCCCAGAAACTGTTTCAGGGCTACCTCAAGGAAGGCAAGGATCAAGACCTGTTGAGCTATGCGCAGATGACGCTACCCACAATCAACGATCACCTGGAAATGGCCCGCCACCTGCTGGCCAATTCAAAGAGCGAATAA
- the adhE gene encoding bifunctional acetaldehyde-CoA/alcohol dehydrogenase: protein MAVTNTQELDALVARVKQAQQKFATYSQEQVDEIFRSAALAVADARIPLARMAVTETGMGVLEDKVIKNHFASEYIYNAYKDEKTCGVLSVDDVYGTMTIAEPIGIICGIVPTTNPTSTAIFKALISLKTRNGIIFSPHPRAKKATCEAARLVLEAAVAAGAPKDIIGWIDAPSVELSNALMHHKDVNLILATGGPGMVKAAYSSGKPAIGVGAGNTPVVVDETADIKRMVASILMSKTFDNGVVCASEQSVIIVDEVYDAARDRFAKSGGYILNKKETEAVRKVILIDGGLNAGIVGQSAVKIAEMAGIKVPPYTKVLIGEVASVGEEEAFAHEKLSPTLAMYRAKDFHDAVQKAEALVALGGIGHTSALYTDQDLQEERIKYFGDKMKTARILINTPSSQGGIGDLYNFKLAPSLTLGCGSWGGNSISENVGPKHLINKKTVAKRAENMLWHKLPRNIYFRRGCLPFALEDLQGKKRASIVTGPYLFNNGYCDETISILKQMGMEVEVFYEVEADPTLEVVRKGVHALNVFKPDVIIALGGGSPMDAAKIMWVMYEHPEVHFEDLALRFMDIRKRIYKFPKMGIKAELVAIPTTSGTGSEVTPFAVVTDEKTGMKYPIADYELTPGMAIIDANLVMNMPKSLTAFGGIDAVTHALEAYVSVMANEYSDAQGLQALKLLQKYLPSAYQNGAQDPKAREEVHNAATIAGIAFANAFLGVCHSMAHKIGAEFGLAHGLANALLIANVVRYNSVDIPTKQAAFSQYDRPIAKCRYADVAEHLGLKGKNDDEKVEALIGWIEEMKATLGIPTSIQAAGVPEALFLSKLEEVAEEAFDDQCTGANPRYPLISELKQVLLDSYYGRPYVEAYERDSVVEEVVAKAQASAKAASK from the coding sequence ATGGCTGTAACCAACACTCAGGAACTTGATGCACTGGTCGCGCGGGTCAAACAGGCCCAGCAAAAGTTCGCTACCTACTCACAAGAACAGGTAGATGAAATTTTCCGCAGTGCCGCCCTGGCTGTCGCAGACGCACGTATCCCGCTGGCCCGTATGGCCGTGACGGAAACCGGTATGGGCGTACTGGAAGACAAGGTCATCAAAAACCATTTCGCCTCCGAGTACATCTATAACGCCTACAAGGATGAAAAAACCTGCGGCGTGCTTTCGGTAGACGACGTCTACGGCACCATGACCATTGCCGAACCCATCGGCATCATCTGCGGTATCGTGCCAACCACCAACCCCACTTCTACCGCCATTTTCAAGGCGCTGATTTCCCTCAAAACCCGTAACGGCATTATCTTCAGCCCGCACCCGCGCGCCAAAAAGGCCACGTGTGAAGCAGCCCGCCTGGTGCTGGAAGCCGCCGTTGCCGCTGGCGCCCCGAAAGACATCATCGGCTGGATCGATGCTCCGTCGGTTGAATTGTCCAACGCGCTGATGCATCACAAGGACGTCAACCTGATCCTGGCCACCGGCGGCCCGGGTATGGTCAAGGCCGCGTATTCGTCCGGCAAACCCGCCATTGGCGTGGGCGCAGGCAACACCCCGGTTGTGGTTGATGAAACCGCCGACATCAAGCGCATGGTGGCGTCGATCCTGATGTCCAAGACGTTTGATAATGGCGTGGTCTGCGCGTCCGAGCAGTCCGTGATCATTGTTGATGAAGTCTATGACGCGGCCCGTGACCGTTTTGCCAAGTCCGGCGGCTACATTCTTAACAAGAAAGAAACTGAAGCCGTCCGCAAGGTGATCTTGATTGATGGCGGCCTGAATGCCGGCATCGTGGGTCAGTCTGCGGTGAAGATTGCCGAGATGGCCGGCATCAAGGTACCGCCGTACACCAAGGTACTGATCGGTGAAGTGGCATCTGTAGGTGAAGAAGAAGCCTTCGCCCACGAAAAGCTCTCCCCGACGCTGGCCATGTATCGCGCCAAAGATTTCCACGATGCGGTACAGAAAGCCGAAGCGCTGGTGGCGCTGGGCGGGATCGGCCATACCTCGGCCCTGTATACCGACCAGGATTTGCAGGAAGAGCGCATCAAGTACTTCGGCGACAAGATGAAGACGGCACGTATCCTGATCAACACCCCGTCTTCGCAAGGTGGTATCGGTGACTTGTACAACTTCAAGCTGGCGCCGTCGCTGACTTTGGGTTGTGGCTCCTGGGGTGGCAACTCGATTTCTGAAAACGTCGGCCCCAAGCACTTGATCAACAAGAAAACCGTCGCCAAGAGAGCCGAGAACATGTTGTGGCACAAGCTTCCCCGGAACATCTACTTCCGCCGCGGTTGCCTGCCGTTTGCGCTGGAAGACCTGCAAGGCAAGAAGCGCGCTTCCATCGTGACCGGTCCGTATCTGTTCAATAACGGCTATTGCGACGAAACCATCAGCATTCTCAAGCAGATGGGCATGGAAGTTGAAGTCTTCTATGAAGTAGAAGCCGACCCGACGCTGGAAGTCGTCCGCAAGGGTGTGCATGCGCTGAACGTGTTCAAGCCTGACGTCATCATCGCCTTGGGCGGTGGTAGCCCGATGGATGCGGCTAAGATCATGTGGGTGATGTACGAACACCCGGAAGTGCACTTCGAAGACCTGGCGCTGCGCTTTATGGATATCCGCAAGCGTATCTACAAGTTCCCGAAAATGGGCATCAAGGCCGAACTGGTCGCCATCCCCACTACATCGGGCACTGGCTCTGAAGTGACTCCGTTTGCCGTAGTGACAGACGAAAAAACCGGCATGAAATACCCGATTGCCGACTATGAACTCACCCCGGGCATGGCCATTATCGACGCCAACCTGGTCATGAACATGCCCAAGAGCCTGACCGCTTTTGGTGGCATCGACGCGGTGACTCACGCGCTGGAAGCCTATGTATCGGTGATGGCCAACGAGTACTCTGACGCGCAAGGTCTGCAAGCGCTGAAACTGCTGCAGAAATACCTGCCGTCGGCCTATCAGAACGGCGCGCAAGACCCCAAGGCACGGGAAGAAGTCCATAACGCGGCCACCATTGCCGGGATCGCGTTCGCCAATGCCTTCCTCGGGGTGTGTCACTCCATGGCGCACAAGATCGGCGCAGAATTCGGCCTGGCTCACGGTCTGGCCAATGCGCTGTTGATTGCCAACGTGGTGCGTTACAACTCGGTGGATATCCCGACCAAACAAGCCGCGTTCAGCCAGTACGACCGCCCGATCGCCAAGTGCCGTTATGCTGATGTTGCAGAACACCTCGGCCTGAAGGGCAAGAACGACGACGAGAAGGTGGAAGCCCTGATCGGCTGGATTGAAGAAATGAAAGCCACGCTGGGCATCCCGACCTCGATCCAGGCTGCTGGCGTCCCGGAAGCATTGTTCTTGTCCAAGCTTGAAGAAGTGGCGGAAGAAGCGTTTGACGACCAGTGTACCGGCGCCAACCCGCGTTACCCGCTGATCTCCGAGCTCAAGCAGGTGCTGCTCGACAGCTACTACGGTCGCCCGTATGTAGAAGCCTATGAGCGTGACTCGGTGGTGGAAGAAGTCGTGGCCAAGGCCCAGGCTTCGGCCAAGGCGGCATCGAAGTAA
- a CDS encoding DMT family transporter, whose product MTTHRFARIAPALFVLLWSSGFVGARFGIPWAPPMHFLVARFALVLVLLSLATPFLQVQWPRRHMLRHVIAAGLLVQTGYFAGVFQAMHAGLSAGMVALIAGLQPVVVSVVASVVLDEKRNWRQWLGLLLGVAGVLLVIEHKLGQGVITLAGVAFCALALLSISLGTVYQKRFCAGVDVTATSVVHSAVSLLVLTPAALLEPGAIVWNGAFIFALLWVSLVVSIGAIGILLWLLRHGEAGQVSGLFFLVPPTTAVIAWLAFGESVSGLMWLGMAVAMLGVWLGSARAPGRTALPE is encoded by the coding sequence GTGACGACGCACCGTTTTGCCCGTATCGCCCCCGCCTTGTTTGTCTTGCTCTGGAGTAGCGGCTTTGTGGGCGCGCGCTTTGGTATTCCATGGGCGCCACCCATGCATTTTCTGGTAGCCCGGTTTGCCCTTGTATTGGTGTTATTGAGTCTGGCTACGCCCTTTTTGCAGGTGCAATGGCCGCGCAGACACATGTTGCGGCACGTGATTGCCGCCGGGTTGCTGGTGCAGACCGGCTATTTTGCCGGCGTATTCCAGGCCATGCACGCGGGTCTTTCCGCTGGCATGGTGGCGCTCATTGCCGGGCTGCAACCGGTGGTAGTCAGCGTGGTGGCCAGCGTTGTGCTTGATGAAAAACGTAACTGGCGGCAGTGGCTGGGTTTGTTGCTGGGTGTTGCCGGTGTATTGCTGGTGATTGAGCACAAGCTTGGTCAGGGCGTCATTACCTTGGCTGGCGTTGCGTTCTGCGCGCTGGCTTTGCTCAGTATCAGCCTGGGTACGGTCTACCAGAAACGGTTCTGCGCGGGCGTGGATGTCACGGCGACTTCCGTGGTGCATTCAGCCGTGTCATTGCTGGTGCTGACGCCCGCGGCGCTGCTGGAGCCAGGCGCCATTGTCTGGAATGGCGCCTTCATCTTTGCCCTGTTGTGGGTTTCTCTGGTGGTGTCGATCGGCGCCATTGGCATCTTGCTGTGGCTGTTGCGGCATGGCGAGGCAGGCCAGGTCTCCGGCTTGTTCTTTCTGGTGCCGCCCACCACGGCGGTCATTGCATGGCTGGCTTTTGGCGAATCGGTATCCGGCCTGATGTGGCTGGGCATGGCCGTAGCCATGCTGGGTGTCTGGCTGGGTTCGGCCCGTGCCCCGGGCCGAACGGCGCTGCCAGAATAA